Below is a genomic region from Oreochromis niloticus isolate F11D_XX linkage group LG13, O_niloticus_UMD_NMBU, whole genome shotgun sequence.
TGTTGCTGATATAAAGGTTGGTCTGATTGTGTCAGAAACTACTTGGATTATCCCACACAACCGTCTCTACAGTTTTCAGAGAACAGCCCAAAAAAGTCTGGGCTAAAATGTCTAGTTGATGCCAAAAGTCAAAGGAGTATGGCCAGATTGCCTAGATAGAAGGGCAACAGTAACTCTAATAACCACTCTTTATGACAGatgtatgcagaagagcatctctaaatACATTACCTGTCAAGCCTTGAAGCGTATAGGCCAGGGGTAGGGAACCCGagagccagtgtcctgcaggttttaggtgtgtccttgatccaacacagctgatctaaatggctaaattacctcttcaacatgtcttgaaattctccagaggcctggtaatgaactaatcatttgattcaggcgTGTTGatccagggtgagatctaaaagctgcaggacaccggctctcaaggcctggagttccctacccctgGTATAGGCagtagcagaagaccacactagATGCCACTCCGGTCAGCTAAGAAGAGGAATGCAAGGAATCTTCTTAGCTGACATTTCACACAAGCTAACCAGAAGTGGACAGGAAAAGACTGGAAAATGTTGCTTGGTCTGATGAAAAAAATTTGATGGGTCAGAATTTTGCATAATAAACATGTAATCACAGATCTATCCTGCCTAGTAATGGTGAAATGGTTTGGGGGATATTTGTTTTACACTCTGAGCCCCTTTATACCAACTGAACATCATTTAAATAGTACAGCCTACCCGAGTATTGTTGATGATCATGTTTTTTATGACCATAGTGCATCCATACTcagatggctgcttccagcagaatAATGCATCATTTCAgaaatagagcacctttgggatgtcgTGGAATGGGAGATAAATGCACAGCCCAAAAATCTGCACTAACTGTGTGACTCTATCGTGTTCATTTGGACCAAAACTCTGAGGAATTtttccagcactttgttgaatctatgccatgaagaattaatgCACTCCAAAGGCAAATGGGGGACCAACCTTGTACTAGCAAAGCGTAACTAAAAAATGGGGCCAGTGAATACAATACTACTTGTTTAGTGGGATCTGAGGACTTCCAAAATGTCAGGTAATATACGACTCAGTAGTGGGCCTGAATGAATCTTGTGTAGACACAGATTGACCATAAAGTGACTGCAATGACTCACACAGACCATCCATTACTCGCAGTCCTGATATCCTTGCTACACCAAAGAGCCCCTGCGAATTTGAAGTCAGCAAACTAGCCAATGAGTCATCATAGTGCTTAGGATTTCTGCTCTGGGGACCCAAGAATGTTGGTGAAACATTTCATAGTAACCCActcatccattttcttttgcTTACCAACCCCTGGACAGGTTCTCAGTCTGTCgtagggctaacacagagacagacaaacatGTTCTCACCACTTAGATTCACCatttaacctaaccccactaactgctctttggactgtaggaggaagccagagtacccatgCAGAAAAAACTCCACACAGGAAGCCCCCAGCCTGAACCCAGAACCTTCTTGTCTtgaagcaacagtgctaaccactgttccacccaggggcgtaatttccaggggggtcaggggggttatgaccccccccaataatcagacccaaccactataaattatgaattatcttgcataaataggctgttgattttcagGTATATATAATTGAAAATATTTCCTTCAACTCTATCATGCACTAATTCCTCACAAATCtagtttctatttttttagAAACAGGATCAGCTTAGTTCTCCTTCATTTATAGCAACAGTATTACTCCTACATACACAGATTCATTGACTTCTATAGTATGAGAGCAGTAGAATAAATGCATTTCATGACTCTGtgatttctctctttgtttcagATGCATGTTTTCAGAGGGCTGGGATGGACAGTTTGATCCATGGTGCTGGTGACACTTAATTCTTGGTGAGATGTCCTTGAGTGGCAACACAACCCAGTCGTCTTTGTCAGCGTCACCTTTTCCTTTGATCTTCAACAGCTCCACCCCTCCACAATCCTCAGCTTGGGAGAAAGAGCGAGCCAGCCATGAGTCTGTAAAGGACTGGCCAGGGAATGAGACCCAGCTCCTCTCAGACTTCGCCATTCTGGAGCATGATGAGCAGTGCCACATGTCTCCTGTCCTGACAGCATGCCTTGTAGCCTGGTACAGTGTTACAATGGTGCTAGGGTTGGTGGGCAACATTGGCCTCATTTGCATCATTGCCCGCCGCAGAGAAAAGGTCAATGTCACCAGCATTTTCATCTGCAACCTGTCGTTCTCTGACATTCTGGTATGTGTCTTCTGCCTCCCCTTCACTGTCATATACACAATCATGGACCACTGGGTGTTTGGCTCGCTGTTATGTCGCTTGGTGCCGTTCATCcagtgtgtctctgtgagtgTGTCAGTGCTGTCTCTAGTGTTTATCGCCTTAGAAAGGCACCAGCTTATCATTAACCCCTCTGGATGGAAACCAAGTGTTCCTCAGGCCTATATGGCGATTGTTCTCATTTGGATACTGGCCTGCTTCACCTCTTTGCCTTTCTTGGCCTTTCAGCTACTCACAAATGAGCCCTATACCAATGTAATCCTGCCTGTGCCATCGGTACATGACCAAGATTTTCCTCATGCTTATCTCAACACATCTCCTCCTCATACATACAAAAACCTGTCTGCGCTTCAAAATTCATACCATTCCCTCTTTTCTTACGTCCCCACCTCTTCACATATGGAAGCCTGTGTGGAGCACTGGCCATCCCAGGGTCACAGGGTCGCTTACACCACGTGGCTCCTGCTGTTCCAGTACTGTGGGCCACTGTTTTTGGTCCTGCTCTGTTATGTTAGAGTTATTGTGCGGCTCCGTCACCGCAAAGAAATGTTGGACCGCGCCCGGACCCCGGAGTGCCAGCGCATGACCCACAGCCGCCGGATCAACATCATGCTGGTTGCCCTCATAACAGTCTTTGCTCTTTGCTGGCTTCCGCTCACCATCTTCAACGTGGTGTCAGACTGGAACCAGGAGGCTCTGCCTGTCTGTCACCACAACCTGCTGTTCTCcctctgccacctgctggccatGTCCTCCACCTGCATTAACCCCGTCATCTACGGATTCCTCAACTCCAACTTTAGGCAAGAGGTGAGCGAGGTGCTCCTACACTGCCGCTGTTTCCCACTAGAGGAAGA
It encodes:
- the npy4r gene encoding neuropeptide Y receptor type 4; its protein translation is MSLSGNTTQSSLSASPFPLIFNSSTPPQSSAWEKERASHESVKDWPGNETQLLSDFAILEHDEQCHMSPVLTACLVAWYSVTMVLGLVGNIGLICIIARRREKVNVTSIFICNLSFSDILVCVFCLPFTVIYTIMDHWVFGSLLCRLVPFIQCVSVSVSVLSLVFIALERHQLIINPSGWKPSVPQAYMAIVLIWILACFTSLPFLAFQLLTNEPYTNVILPVPSVHDQDFPHAYLNTSPPHTYKNLSALQNSYHSLFSYVPTSSHMEACVEHWPSQGHRVAYTTWLLLFQYCGPLFLVLLCYVRVIVRLRHRKEMLDRARTPECQRMTHSRRINIMLVALITVFALCWLPLTIFNVVSDWNQEALPVCHHNLLFSLCHLLAMSSTCINPVIYGFLNSNFRQEVSEVLLHCRCFPLEEECEQYPMSTVHIEVSHTSVPLTCRSNSV